The following coding sequences are from one Musa acuminata AAA Group cultivar baxijiao chromosome BXJ1-6, Cavendish_Baxijiao_AAA, whole genome shotgun sequence window:
- the LOC135676980 gene encoding lipoxygenase 6, chloroplastic-like encodes MLSAKSTAFFPAIAPQLHAGRSSRTRLVNLGSCRRSIASRTVRAVISSDDKSVGTLPSQPAAVGVALRAAAPPGDSIDVRVVLTVRNRIKEKLVSKIGDQLEYFVNGIGQGIAVQLVSEEIDPDSESGKRSAEVAVRGFLPRSSNHPSLVEYAANFTVPSGFGRPGAICITNLHKKEFYLMEIVVHGFNDGPFFFPSNTWIHTRNDNPQSRIIFSNQAYLSSQTPDGLKNIRQDILLGLRGNGKGERKKFEMIYDYALYNDLGNPDKDPDVARPVLGGSKRPYPRRCRTGRPPTKSDLSAECRVEKPHSVYVPRDETFEEIKQNTFNAGALKALFHNLIPALMAALSSSDSQFECFSDIDRLYKDGLLIKSEEQKLTQKLLLPTVLGNLLSMGEKLMKYDIPSIISRDRFSWLRDNEFARQTLAGVNPVDIQRLREFPIRSKLDPETYGSPESAITKECLEHELNGMSLQEAMDNDRLFIIDYHDILLPYVKKINSLKERKMYASRTVLFHTRSGILRPIAIELSLPSTPSASRKRVYTHGHDATTNWIWKLAKAHACANDAGVHQLVNHWLRTHAAMEPYIIATHRQLSSMHPIFMLLHPHMRYTLEINALARQSLINGGGIIENCFSPGKYSMELSSAAYKSLWRFDMEALPADLIRRGMAIEDPSMPCGVKLVIEDYPYAADGLLVWSAIEDWVKDYVTHYYSDDSSVTSDVELQAWWDEIKNKGHPDKRNEPWWPNLNTKEDLIHILTIIVWTASGQHAAINFGQYPFGGYMPNRPTLMKKLIPQEDEPEYEKFLLNPQYMFLSALPSQLQATQIMAVQDTLSTHSPDEEYLGQVIESHAHWTNDRHIASCFEKFSARLEEIEEIINRRNKNFYLKNRSGAGVPPYELLLPLSGPGVTGRGIPNSISI; translated from the exons ATGCTGTCCGCCAAGTCAACCGCTTTCTTCCCCGCCATCGCCCCGCAGCTCCATGCCGGCAGGAGCAGCAGGACTCGCTTGGTCAACCTTGGCAGCTGCCGGCGATCGATCGCCAGCCGGACGGTCCGCGCGGTGATCAGCAGCGACGACAAGAGCGTCGGCACGCTCCCGTCGCAGCCGGCGGCCGTCGGCGTTGCGCTGAGGGCCGCGGCGCCGCCGGGGGACTCGATCGACGTCAGGGTGGTGCTCACGGTGAGGAACAGGATCAAGGAGAAGCTGGTGAGCAAGATTGGGGACCAGTTGGAGTACTTCGTCAATGGGATCGGACAGGGCATCGCTGTCCAGCTCGTCAGCGAGGAGATCGATCCCG ATTCTGAATCAGGAAAAAGGAGTGCAGAGGTTGCTGTAAGGGGTTTTCTGCCAAGATCATCAAACCATCCATCACTTGTTGAATATGCAGCCAATTTCACTGTGCCATCTGGTTTTGGTCGCCCGGGAGCCATTTGCATCACCAACCTCCACAAAAAGGAGTTCTACCTGATGGAGATTGTTGTTCATGGTTTTAATGACGGACCATTTTTCTTCCCTTCAAATACATGGATCCACACTCGCAATGATAATCCTCAGAGCCGGATAATATTCAGCAATCAG GCATATTTATCATCACAAACCCCAGATGGTTTAAAGAACATCAGACAGGACATCTTACTCGGTCTGCGTGGCAATGGCAAAGGCGAGAGAAAGAAATTTGAAATGATATATGACTATGCTCTTTATAATGACTTGGGCAATCCTGATAAGGATCCAGATGTTGCTAGACCGGTCCTAGGTGGTTCAAAAAGGCCATATCCCAGACGCTGTCGCACGGGTAGACCACCAACAAAATCAG ATCTAAGTGCTGAGTGTAGAGTAGAGAAACCTCATTCTGTGTATGTTCCGCGTGATGAAACTTTTGAGGAAATCAAGCAAAATACATTTAATGCTGGAGCTCTGAAAGCATTGTTTCACAATCTGATACCAGCTTTGATGGCTGCACTATCTAGTTCAGATAGCCAATTTGAGTGCTTTTCTGATATCGACAGGCTATACAAAGATGGTTTGCTTATAAAGAGCGAGGAGCAAAAACTTACTCAGAAACTTTTACTTCCTACGGTTCTCGGCAACTTGTTGAGCATGGGTGAAAAACTGATGAAATATGACATACCATCAATCATATCAA GAGACAGATTTTCTTGGTTGAGGGACAATGAATTCGCTCGGCAGACACTAGCTGGTGTTAATCCTGTAGATATTCAAAGATTAAGG GAATTTCCAATACGTAGTAAGCTAGATCCTGAAACCTATGGATCACCAGAGTCTGCAATAACTAAGGAATGCCTGGAGCATGAACTAAATGGAATGAGCCTTCAGGAG GCAATGGATAATGACAGACTATTTATAATAGATTACCATGACATCCTTTTGCCATATGTTAAGAAGATCAATTCCTTGAAAGAAAGGAAAATGTATGCTTCAAGGACAGTTTTGTTCCACACACGTAGTGGCATACTCAGACCAATTGCAATTGAGCTTAGCCTGCCATCTACTCCATCAGCTTCAAGGAAAAGGGTATACACTCATGGGCATGATGCAACAACAAACTGGATTTGGAAATTAGCCAAAGCTCATGCCTGCGCAAATGATGCTGGTGTCCATCAGCTAGTGAACCACTG GTTGAGGACACATGCTGCCATGGAGCCCTACATCATTGCTACTCATAGACAGCTTAGTTCGATGCACCCAATTTTCATGCTGTTGCATCCTCACATGCGGTACACACTGGAAATAAATGCGTTGGCTCGCCAAAGTCTGATCAATGGTGGAGGAATCATCGAAAACTGTTTCAGTCCCGGGAAGTACTCCATGGAGCTGAGTTCGGCTGCATACAAGAGTCTCTGGCGGTTTGACATGGAAGCTCTTCCAGCTGACCTTATTCGGAG AGGCATGGCTATTGAGGATCCTTCGATGCCTTGTGGAGTAAAGTTGGTCATCGAGGACTATCCTTATGCTGCGGACGGTCTCCTTGTATGGTCGGCAATTGAAGACTGGGTCAAGGATTATGTCACCCACTACTATTCAGATGACAGTAGTGTGACTTCAGATGTAGAGCTCCAAGCATGGTGGGATGAGATAAAGAACAAAGGTCACCCTGACAAAAGAAATGAACCATGGTGGCCTAACCTGAACACCAAGGAAGACTTGATCCACATACTGACTATAATTGTGTGGACTGCATCTGGACAACATGCAGCAATAAACTTTGGCCAATATCCTTTCGGAGGTTACATGCCAAATCGACCTACGCTGATGAAGAAGCTCATTCCTCAAGAGGACGAACCAGAGTACGAGAAGTTCCTTCTAAATCCTCAGTACATGTTCCTATCGGCTCTGCCATCACAGCTGCAAGCCACTCAAATAATGGCGGTTCAGGATACGTTATCAACACACTCCCCAGATGAGGAGTACCTCGGTCAGGTGATCGAGTCACATGCACATTGGACGAACGACAGGCATATCGCGAGCTGCTTTGAGAAGTTCTCTGCGAGGCTGGAAGAGATCGAGGAGATCATAAATAGAAGGAACAAGAACTTTTATCTGAAGAACAGGAGCGGCGCAGGTGTTCCACCATATGAACTTCTTCTTCCCTTATCTGGCCCAGGAGTGACAGGGCGAGGGATCCCAAACAGCATATCAATATGA
- the LOC103989324 gene encoding uncharacterized protein LOC103989324, whose product MVLGLRSKHKKGTSVHVDYIIHILEIKPWPPSQSLKSLRSVVLHWENGDRSSGSTSIVTPNLGSSATEGRIEFNESFKLDVTLLKDGSSKVNDKGAFQKNLLEFNLYEPRRDKSKGQHLGSALIDLADHGVIKDTMNAGILVSSKRSFRNTAQPVLYVRIQPLNNGSISSSSRETLSKEASLDGKESVSDLMNEEYAEEAEIASFTDDDVSSPSSLANSSSALEANADFSVHNGPDVEDYENVHQKVKEDEEVHDNDSKLLLTSEPAKVDDDDSNLLLAPEPAKVESQVTEVSCATNVVIDQNVTLPDSLLVGSSNNNKILEDCDGSESKSSQESSMLTMEKSEALSMVSSSFTRIISPEGATGFHTVKEAADENLLMQEIQEKSIDCKSTENIVEVLVHNEDNSVITDIVEPSDFAFQMNKSDISEAKQNFDQEGKSEESRNESEEADHGARYMSAETETEPSVEANAVESHLTENENITNALENTSIATAESAEHISVIQQHSILQNTGTISTDLAISSRRSFGEKHRNTYASERLKTMKLSVRSPPRLIGSIAYGASDQYKEDVKEIDIQEDACNNGTNSSTDDGRDDNESTSSGSSKVKHVSRVNGRGFSNNKVHELEFRVKLLEAELREAAAIEIGLYSIVAEHGSSAHKVHTPARRLSRLYNHASRQWSTKRRASAARSIASGLALVAKACGNDVARLTFWLSNTIVLRAIVTETSKYPDIPKSASIRATNNGSVKLPKSKSSPLKWESISHKNEKFYFSEEFGDWDDPDTLISALERIENWIFSRTVESVWWQTLTPCMQSGYEGSDQQLGSYSQKSYGRTPSMGDQQGNLSVEIWNRAFRDASERLCPLRSEGHECGCLHMLARLVMEQCVARLDVAMFNAIMRESDDEIPTDPVSDPIGDSKVLPIPTSELSFGAGAQLKNGIGNWSRWLTDLFGMDVDDFDIEENDQDDDKIPISVSFKSFHLLNALSDLLMLPKDLLLEKSIRKEVCPTFSASMIKHILSRFLPDEFCPDPIPDAVLQALESEEPFESSQEEIRNIPCDASPIIYSPPSVTSIKNIVGEVRSTSFLRRIGSSVLRKCHTSDDELEELDSPLATIITDNFSSPKIETKHASSSFIRYQLLQEVWRDDD is encoded by the exons ATGGTGCTGGGCCTGCGGTCGAAGCACAAGAAAGGCACTTCGGTTCACGTAGATTACATCATCCACATACTAGAAATAAAGCCATGGCCACCATCCCAATCCCTGAAATCCCTGCGTTCCGTGGTCCTGCACTGGGAGAACGGGGACCGTAGTTCTGGGTCCACGAGCATTGTTACTCCTAACCTTGGATCAAGTGCGACAGAAGGCAGGATTGAATTTAACGAATCATTCAAGCTTGATGTCACATTATTGAAGGATGGCTCAAGTAAAGTCAATGACAAGGGTGCATTTCAGAAGAACTTGCTTGAATTCAACTTGTATGAACCCAGGAGGGATAAATCAAAGGGGCAGCATTTGGGAAGTGCTCTGATAGACTTGGCAGATCATGGTGTCATTAAAGATACTATGAATGCTGGCATTCTGGTGAGCAGCAAGAGGAGCTTCAGGAACACAGCACAGCCGGTGCTCTATGTTAGGATCCAACCCCTCAATAATGGCAGCATCAGTTCCTCATCCAGAGAGACTCTCTCAAAAGAGGCGTCATTAGATGGAAAGGAGTCAGTATCGGACTTGATGAATGAGGAGTATGCCGAGGAAGCTGAAATTGCATCCTTCACTGATGATGATGTGTCTTCACCTTCATCCCTTGCTAACTCATCATCTGCTCTGGAGGCAAATGCAGATTTCTCAGTTCACAATGGTCCTGATGTAGAAGACTACGAG AATGTGCACCAGAAAGTGAAGGAGGATGAAGAGGTGCATGACAATGATTCCAAATTACTTTTGACATCTGAGCCTGCAAAGGTAGATGATGATGATTCCAACTTACTTTTGGCACCTGAGCCTGCAAAAGTCGAGTCACAAGTGACAGAAGTTTCCTGTGCAACGAATGTTGTCATCGATCAAAATGTGACTTTGCCTGATTCTTTGTTGGTAGGCTCATCTAATAATAACAAAATCTTAGAAGATTGTGATGGATCTGAATCCAAGTCTTCTCAAGAAAGTTCAATGCTCACCATGGAGAAGTCAGAAGCCCTGAGCATGGTGTCTTCATCTTTCACTCGTATTATAAGTCCAGAGGGAGCAACTGGATTTCACACTGTAAAAGAGGCTGCAGATGAGAACCTTTTGATGCAAGAAATCCAAGAAAAGTCGATAGATTGCAAGAGCACAGAAAACATTGTAGAAGTCCTTGTACATAATGAAGATAATAGTGTAATCACAGACATAGTTGAGCCTTCAGATTTTGCTTTTCAGATGAACAAGTCAGACATCTCTGAAGCCAAGCAAAATTTTGATCAGGAAGGAAAATCAGAAGAGAGTAGAAATGAATCAGAGGAAGCTGATCATGGTGCACGTTACATGTCTGCAGAGACCGAAACTGAACCGTCAGTGGAAGCAAATGCAGTTGAAAgtcatcttactgaaaatgaaaaTATAACTAATGCCCTTGAGAATACTTCTATTGCTACAGCTGAAAGTGCTGAACATATTTCAGTCATTCAGCAGCATAGTATTTTGCAAAATACTGGCACCATATCCACTGACTTGGCTATATCTAGCCGGAGATCTTTTGGTGAGAAACATAGGAACACTTATGCCAGTGAAAGACTGAAGACTATGAAACTTTCAGTGCGGTCACCTCCACGATTGATAGGAAGTATTGCTTATGGTGCCAGTGACCAGTATAAAGAAGATGTTAAGGAAATTGACATCCAAGAAGATGCATGTAATAATGGCACAAACTCTAGCACAGATGATGGAAGGGATGACAATGAAAGCACTAGCTCAGGTTCAAGTAAAGTGAAACATGTTTCTAGAGTTAATGGAAGGGGCTTTTCCAATAACAAAGTCCATGAATTGGAGTTCAGAGTCAAGTTACTTGAAGCCGAGCTGAGAGAAGCAGCTGCCATAGAGATAGGCCTTTACTCCATAGTAGCAGAGCATGGGAGTTCAGCACATAAGGTCCATACTCCTGCTCGACGGCTTTCTAGGTTGTATAATCATGCTTCAAGACAATGGTCAACCAAAAGGAGGGCAAGTGCAGCTAGAAGTATTGCATCAGGACTAGCTTTGGTTGCAAAAGCCTGTGGAAATGATGTAGCAAG GTTGACTTTTTGGTTATCAAACACAATTGTGTTGAGAGCCATTGTGACTGAAACCAGTAAGTATCCAGATATTCCAAAATCTGCTAGTATTCGCGCCACAAACAATGGTTCTGTAAAGTTACCAAAGAGCAAATCTTCTCCATTGAAATGGGAATCTATTTCTCACAAGAATGAGAAGTTTTATTTCTCTGAAGAGTTTGGTGATTGGGATGATCCAGATACGCTGATATCTGCACTGGAAAGGATTGAAAATTGGATATTCTCTCGAACTGTTGAGTCCGTCTGGTGGCAG ACGTTAACTCCATGCATGCAGTCTGGCTATGAAGGCAGTGATCAACAGTTGGGTTCATACTCACAAAAAAGCTATGGAAGGACACCAAGCATGGGTGATCAACAAGGAAACTTGTCTGTAGAAATTTGGAACAGGGCTTTTAGGGATGCCTCTGAGAGGCTTTGCCCCCTTAGGAGTGAAGGACATGAGTGTGGGTGCTTACATATGTTAGCTAGATTG GTGATGGAACAATGTGTAGCACGACTTGATGTGGCTATGTTTAATGCTATCATGCGTGAATCAGATGATGAAATTCCAACAGACCCAGTGTCAGACCCAATTGGTGACTCCAAGGTTCTTCCTATTCCTACTAGTGAATTAAGCTTTGGTGCTGGAGCTCAGCTGAAAAATGGC ATTGGTAACTGGTCTAGATGGCTGACTGACCTGTTTGGCATGGATGTGGATGACTTTGATATCGAAGAGAATGATCAAGATGATGACAAGATTCCTATCTCAGTGTCCTTTAAATCCTTCCATCTCCTGAATGCACTAAGTGATCTTCTCATGCTTCCAAAGGATTTGCTTTTGGAAAAGTCTATCAGAAAAGAG GTATGTCCGACATTTAGTGCATCAATGATCAAGCATATACTTAGCAGATTCCTACCAGATGAATTTTGTCCAGATCCAATTCCAGATGCTGTCCTACAAGCTCTAGAATCTGAG GAACCTTTTGAGAGCAGCCAagaagaaataagaaatatcccATGCGATGCATCTCCAATCATTTACTCTCCACCATCAGTTACTTCAATAAAGAACATCGTTGGAGAAGTACGAAGCACATCTTTTCTGAGGAGGATTGGATCATCTGTGCTACGGAAATGCCACACGAGCGACGACGAACTTGAAGAACTGGATTCACCCCTTGCCACCATCATCACCGACAATTTCTCTTCTCCGAAGATCGAGACCAAACATGCCAGTTCCAGCTTTATCAGGTACCAGTTGCTCCAAGAGGTTTGGAGAGACGATGATtag